One stretch of Enoplosus armatus isolate fEnoArm2 chromosome 1, fEnoArm2.hap1, whole genome shotgun sequence DNA includes these proteins:
- the nae1 gene encoding NEDD8-activating enzyme E1 regulatory subunit yields the protein MAATKASKEQKYDRQLRLWGDHGQEALENAHVCLINATATGTEILKNLVLPGIGAFTIADGHTVSGEDVGNNFFLSKDSIGKNRAQAATELLQELNSDVSGNFVEESPDKLLDNDPEFFHRFTIVIGVQLPESTCLRLGSVLWSASVPFLVCKTYGLIGYMRLVVQEHTVIESHPDNALEDLRLDQPFAEFKNHIQSYDLDSMEKKDHSHTPWIIVVAKYLEKWLSEHNCQPPKNYKEKEAFRQFIREGILKNDNGVPEDEENFEEAIKNVNTALNPTKVPSAVEDLFNSEQCNNITSQTLSFWVMLRAVKEFVLKEGNGSLPVRGTIPDMIADSQKFINLQNVYREKAMQDAAAVSKHVECLLQSIGKPPESIAEKDIKLFCKNSSFLRVVRCRSLAEEYSVDSVNKDEITSCMDNPDSEMVFYLMLRAIDRFYQQHSRYPGVYNYQVEEDISKLKLCVNSLLQEYSLNVNIKDDYIHEFCRYGAAEPHTVAAFLGGSAAQEAIKIISHQFVPFNNAFIYNAMSQTSATLQL from the exons ATGGCAGCCACCAAAGCCTCCAAAGAGCAGAAATACGACAGACAACTCAG actgtGGGGTGACCATGGTCAAGAAGCACTGGAGAATGCACATGTTTGTCTCATCAACGCTACTGCAACTGGAACCGAGATCCTGAAGAACCTCGTACTTCCAG GTATTGGAGCGTTCACCATAGCTGATGGACACACAGTTTCTGGGGAAGATGTTGGAAACAA CTTTTTCCTTAGCAAGGACAGCATTGGAAAG AACAGAGCACAGGCTGCCACTGAGCTGCTGCAAGAACTTAACAGTGATGTCTCTGGAAACTTTGTCGAGGAG AGTCCAGACAAGCTTCTGGACAACGATCCAGAGTTTTTTCACAGGTTTACCATAGTCATCGGTGTCCAGTTGCCAGAAAG CACATGTTTGAGGCTAGGCTCAGTTCTGTGGAGTGCCTCGGTACCTTTCCTAGTCTGTAAAACCTACGGCCTGATCGGCTACATGAGACTAGTGGTGCAGGAGCATACAG TGATTGAATCTCACCCAGACAATGCCTTAGAGGACCTGAGGTTAGATCAGCCTTTTGCCGAATTCAAGAACCACATTCAGTCCTACGACCTTGACAGCATGGAAAAGAAG GATCACAGTCACACACCGTGGATTATCGTTGTTGCTAAATACCTGGAGAAATGGCTCAGTGAG CACAACTGTCAGCCACCAAAAAATTACAAGGAGAAAGAGGCCTTCAGACAGTTTATTCGGGAAG GGATCCTGAAGAATGACAATGGTgtcccagaggatgaagaaaACTTTGAGGAAGCTATTAAGAATGTCAATACTGCTTTGAATCCAACCAAG GTTCCTAGTGCTGTTGAAGACCTCTTCAATAGTGAGCAGTGTaacaacatcacatcacag ACCCTGTCCTTCTGGGTGATGCTGCGAGCTGTCAAGGAGTTTGTTCTCAAAGAAGGCAATGGAAGCCTGCCTGTACGGGGGACCATCCCAGATATGATCGCAGACTCTCAGAAGTTCATCAACCTTCAAAATGT ttacaGGGAAAAGGCCATGCAGgatgcagcagctgtttctaAGCATGTAGAATGTCTATTGCAGTCTATTGGAAAG CCACCAGAGAGCATCGCTGAAAAGGACATCAAACTGTTCT GTAAGAATTCATCCTTCCTGAGGGTGGTGCGCTGCAGATCTCTTGCTGAAGAATATAGCGTGGATTCagtaaataaagatgaaatca CCTCGTGCATGGACAATCCAGATAGTGAGATGGTCTTCTACCTCATGCTTCGTGCCATTGATCGCTTCTATCAGCAGCACTCCCGCTACCCAG GAGTTTATAACTACCAGGTGGAGGAGGACATCAGCAAACTGAAGCTCTGTGTGAACAGCCTACTGCAGGAGTACAGCCTCAACGTCAACATCAAAGACGATTACATCCATGAGTT CTGTCGATATGGTGCAGCAGAGCCACACACAGTTGCTGCATTTTTGGGAG GATCTGCTGCTCAAGAGGCCATCAAGATCATCAGCCACCAGTTTGTGCCCTTCAACAACGCTTTCATTTACAACGCGATGTCACAGACCTCCGCTACCTTACAGTTGTGA